One genomic region from Bubalus bubalis isolate 160015118507 breed Murrah chromosome 12, NDDB_SH_1, whole genome shotgun sequence encodes:
- the LOC102416370 gene encoding ER membrane protein complex subunit 5, with amino-acid sequence MAPSLWKGLVGIGLFALAHAAVSAAQHRSYMRLTEKEDESLPIDIVLQTLLAFAVTCYGIVHIAGEFKDMDATSELKNKTFDTLRNHPSFYVFNHRGRVLFRPSDTTNSSNQDALSSNTSLKLRKLESLRR; translated from the coding sequence ATGGCGCCGTCGCTATGGAAGGGGCTGGTGGGCATCGGCCTCTTTGCCCTAGCCCACGCGGCCGTTTCCGCTGCGCAGCATCGTTCTTATATGCGATtaacagaaaaggaagatgaatCACTGCCAATAGatatagttcttcagacacttcTGGCCTTTGCAGTTACCTGTTACGGTATAGTTCATATTGCAGGGGAGTTTAAAGACATGGATGCCACTTCAGAactaaaaaataagacatttgaCACACTAAGGAATCACccatcattttatgtatttaatcatCGTGGTCGAGTACTGTTCCGGCCTTCGGATACAACAAATTCTTCAAACCAAGATGCATTGTCCTCTAACACATCATTGAAGTTACGAAAACTTGAGTCACTGCGTCGTTAA
- the NOTO gene encoding homeobox protein notochord, whose product MPNPGQRGCRPLPLSGAGVQPQLSSRSPRPAFPALPRGSANPGPARAPGRLASSFSVEAILARPDPRAPTTSPLSVSAGAHGDLWNVPSRPPAQALPGACPPTWLPACLSAGLHQPRPQPPALRPLASHFCGFQGLTVTGLELVHCLGLWDPRDWAQAQDLQDTERSPKRIRTMFNLEQLEELEKVFAKQHNIVGKKRAQLAAQLNLTENQVRVWFQNRRVKYQKQQRLKLPAASAMAASPDEPSSSSDTSIQREDAESGMDS is encoded by the exons ATGCCCAACCCCGGACAGCGGGGCTGCAGGCCGCTCCCTCTTTCGGgcgccggggtccagccccagctctccAGCCGCTCTCCCCGGCCCGCGTTCCCCGCTCTGCCTCGCGGCTCGGCAAATCCAGGCCCAGCCCGCGCGCCCGGACGCCTCGCGTCCTCCTTTTCCGTTGAGGCCATCCTAGCCAGACCTGACCCCCGCGCGCCTACCACCTCCCCGCTGTCGGTCTCCGCTGGCGCCCACGGGGACCTCTGGAACGTGCCCTCCAGGCCTCCCGCCCAGGCTCTGCCCGGGGCGTGCCCGCCGACGTGGCTGCCCGCCTGCCTGAGCGCGGGGCTGCACCAGCcgcgcccccagccccctgcGCTGCGGCCCCTCGCCTCCCACTTCTGCGGCTTCCAGGGTCTCACCGTCACAG GCTTGGAGCTGGTTCACTGCCTAGGCCTCTGGGATCCCCGAGACTGGGCCCAAGCTCAGGACCTTCAGGACACTGAGAGATCCCCAAAGAGGATTCGAACCATGTTTAACTTGGAGCAACTGGAAGAACTGGAGAAAGTGTTTGCAAAACAGCACAATATAGTGGGGAAGAAGAGAGCCCAGCTGGCAGCCCAGCTCAACCTTACAGAGAACCAG GTGAGGGTCTGGTTCCAAAACCGAAGGGTCAAATATCAGAAGCAGCAAAGGCTGAAACTGCCAGCTGCATCTGCCATGGCTGCCTCTCCAGACGAGCCCTCCAGCAGCTCTGACACCAGCATCCAGAGAGAAGACGCCGAGTCAGGAATGGACAGCTGA